Part of the Juglans regia cultivar Chandler chromosome 14, Walnut 2.0, whole genome shotgun sequence genome, GTTGTGTCGTCAAAACTACAACTTCTTTCCCACCTGTTAAATTATTATAAGTCTACGATGATGACAACTACTAGAAAGGAAAATGCAGTAATGAGATTAGTAGATTCTAAGAAAAGATGGAacctctttttaatttttatgaaagcaagaaagaagaaaggaaatgatTGAAATTATGAAGAGAAGAAGTAACATGGTTGTCACTATTTGCTGGGCCCCATTTGCCTAGATGAACCCAATTCAATCCCAATCAAACCACTCCTGCGGGTAATTATTATGtatgtgtatacatatatacatacatatatatatatgttatttccATAAGTACCCATGTGCAAACATATTCCttgtttcatatttaaaatctttCCCATATTCCCTCCTTTAGctcttcaattttattaatgagcAGATACACCGAGCATGCGATAGATCATATACCTGAAAACCTTAAGTGAGGCctggatagtgaattgaaatgaaataaattgagatgaaatgagtttagatgaagtggaaagttaaataaaatattgttaaaatattactttttaatatgattattgttttgaaatttgaaaatgttgaattgtttattatgttttgtatgaaaatttgataaagttgtaatgattagatgagatgaattgagatcaactcgatctcaatccaaacggagaaaTATTCAATTCCCACTTTAGGGCtcgtgatgagatgagatggttttagatgagttgaataaaatattattataatattttttttttaatattattattattttgagatttgaaaaagttgaattgtttattatattttgtatgaaaatttaaaaaaattgtaatgataagatgagatgagttgagagtatttctgTATCCAAGCGAGAACTAAGAGGAGTTAGAACAATGAATGCAAAAGGGATTTACTATGCATCCTTACTTGCTGGCCCTAGGAAGCATGTGCTGTCGGTTTACCATTACTGGTTTTGGCTCCTATTCCAGTTCAACATTACCTTACTTgccttatttatatataagacaTATATTTCAGGCATTTCTAAATATCCTTCCTTTACACCAATTACAACTATTGTTTGCATCTCAATAATGGTGTCTAATAAATTAGCAAGTTATTTCAACGCCCAGTCTCTGGTGCCCATTACTTGAATGAAGCATATATTTGAAGAGAAAATCGACCAGAAAATTCCCTTCCAAATAACTTAGTGGGATGGTactagaatgagagagagagagagttataaGCTCACTTGTCTATAAAGTTCTAAGAGTACTGCTACATTCACAAACGAATTATTCAAAAGTAATCCCagaaaatgatatgatttcatcttatctgtttgatctatattttataataaaagtaactttataatctgacgaactaCATCAAGcaacatcagtttgtgagattgtttttgtgtaataTCTTTGTAGCTAGAATATTTCCCAAGTTCTCTAATATTATAACCATCCCATACAGCTAGCTACCTTTTCAACGTTATGATGCAAGGGTCAGAATCTCTCCTTTGTAAAAGTTTGATACCACAAGCCAAACTTTAAATGGCAATTCTTTTGCATTGAAGTGATTACACAAAGTAAGGTTCGTATAATAAGTAAAGCTTACCCGAAAgttctaaaatatatctaatctATACATATGCagaaataaagtgattttttattactattttcccCTTCGATATTCTATGTTTGATgactttcaaaattaaaaaaactttcaCAGACAACAGTTGGAGCTTTGTGACAATACAACACTCAGAAGTTAACTCACctaaattataatcaattctCTCAATGTCCATTTCACAGAGAAATATCTTCCCTTCTGATAATGATTCATCCCAACCACAATTTCAAGTTattattaattcctcaaaacaaacagaaaattgACACATATAGACCTGGCCCATTCAGAAACATCATCTGGAAGATCCAATGAAGCCACCCATGGCTGCTTTAAAGTTATCCTAGAACTCAAAAAGCctctaggggttggctcaagtggtaaaaagCCTTGGTCTTGGTAGTATGCTCATTGCTCCCTCCTAGTCTAAGGTTTAAATCCTCTTTTggtgcaaataatttttagggGCCATCGAAGTGGGGaaatttttccttaaattatccaaGTTGCCCTTGCAGAAAACTCTTTGCCGAAGGCCTATGCACCCcaagattagtcgggactttttTTTCAGACAGCCGGTGccccaataaaataaaaaagttatccTAGAACTCAAAAACTAGACTTGAACACTTTATTGGAATTGCTCTAGTTGGTACGGGTTAAATTCATCAAGTTTCAAGTTCTTATAAGGGGAGCAAAGGCTCAAACTCAATAATGGCCCAGCAGAATGATTTTATCAGCTTAGTTTCCAATCTCTTTGCGAAAATTCTCATGGAAGTTCTGAAATGAGACCATAGTATAGTGACAAATGAAATACGAGAGCAGTACCACATTTTTTAGACTCCCACTCAGAACCCTCTTTTCCTTACTCTTTGCTCACATGCTCTCTGCATCGATGCCAACAAAACAAAGGCCCCACAGTTAATGTCCTTTACCACCGCAGCCACACATAATCCATGTGAATGAGAATCCGTCAAGCTACAGCTCATCACCAACTCTTCCCACCCACCTTCCCAACAATGAAAAATGAAGTAACAGGCAATGGCTGATTCAAATCCTTGACCAAGGCAAGCTAATAATGTTACTACTCATAATAACAAACTGCTGTTCTTCAGAAATGTAATGTAGAAGAATAGAATTTATTACGGCAAATGGATCACAAATACAAATGAGTAGAGACCAAACTCCAACATCCACCATCAGTCATAACATTTCTCCCCATGATCTCATTATTAGCCTAAATCTAACCCTTTCtttaggaaaacaaaaacaaaattaagtaaaatatatattacaataccACAGAAAACACATCAATCACAACCAAACAAACCCCACCATCAAATGAACATAATCAACAATAAGTAAGTTAACCTGGAAGTCccgaaaattaaaaataatcccAATCAAATCTCCCCTACCTCTCTCACAGTAATGAAAGATCGATACTCGTCAATTTACACATAGAGGGGGTAAAGGTTCAAAACAGAAATGAAGCATCATGCTGCTTTATCTATGTTGGTCATTGGAGTTGACCATACAGCTCAGAAGAACAGCCCGAAAGCGAGAGCTGCAAGAGACGCGAAGAAAGTGGGGATAAAGATAGTAGCTTCAGATGTTGGGCTTGGTGCTGGAGCCTCGGCTGCGGCGGCATTTTGCACAAAAGAGACAGCCACCAACACCATCAACATTGTCACAAAGAGCTTCAACTTCATTGCCTCCATTTCTCTAAATGCTAGGTGAAAGAAGCTCTGCAATTCCTTCCTCGGAGATGGGTTCTCTTTTAGCAACAGGGGAAGGAATGCTAGGATGCAGTGAAAGGCAATGGCAGAGGGATGTGGGTATTTataaaacagagagagagagagatagagatgtGAACGTTGGGGGGAGAGACAGTACAGGGTGGCTTTGCCATTGTTGTCATACAGCTGTCAAAAAAATGACTTTGTGGGTCGCCACCTTTTGCTGTCTTCTTAACTACTGTTTTGGCATTATTTATGGAGAATTTGATatttcctacatttttttttatattattgttactgaatttgttatattataatttgtgaGGTGGAAATGATTCCTTTGTTTTGGTAGGAAATGAGAGGCCAGAGGGTGGTGAGTTAGTTGTTTGGAGCTTCTCTTTTAGGAGGGTGTGAATGTATATGCATGTCGAGCTTTAACACGTTGGTTCAACTGCTTGTGCTGGAATGAACATGGGGGGGCCATGATTTCTTGATCTCATCACAGATCATACCcttaaaagaattaataagatatcaatattattttttcaatgaataaattgaaatttagtccccctttatttgatttgttaaaagttataaatttctaaattcaagcaaatatagtttttatatttattttttgattttttgaaaaaaaggagAGGGCCGGGAAGGATCCCtgcaaacaactcaaaatagaTCAAACACAGCACttagacaaaaataaataaataagaagagGACTAAAATCTCTTTAACTCccaagaggaagaggaagaggaagagcaaGGCCTCAAAGTTGCAAATCACACGTTGTGCCCATGTTTCTTGCCGAAACATCTAATACTTTGGACTAAAGTTAAACCGAACAACATTACATAGTGTAGCACAAAAATGTTAATGACATGTTTGTTAAGCACACGTACAGCCTATAATTCTTCTGGCTTCATACAAAGgaatattgattttgttttcaagTATTTATCTAAGGCTTGCAAATTTCATTGTTCATCTAATTTTCAAGGGCACTGTGTCTGTTAATCCAGACAATAACAGGAGCTCTTCTTATTTGGTTGATGCGAGTCTAAGTTGACATCAACCATATGAAATCAAGAAACGATGTGCTGGATTTTCGTTCAAATATCAGATGAAAAGGAAATGGTAGCTAGCTGTTTTGATGAGGGCACTTGCGTTAGGGAATGGATAGAAGGGTACCTAAACTTTTGACAGAAGCTAGTTGGCGCTGAGTCTACATCCAGTTGAATTTAGAACACATTCACAATTCTTCAAAGCTTTCCCTTTTATTCATGATGCTTAGAAAGCCTATGAAAATTATCTATCAAGAGATTATGAGATTTCAAATCATGCCAACTCAAGATCTTGATTGCACTCCAAGCTCTGAAACTACAGAGGCTTCGTACTGACTCGTAAAAGTAGGATTCTTCATGGAAGAGTGTGAAGTTTTTGAAATAAAGCATGGCTCCTTCTATGTAACTTGACATgattaaatctcattttttttcattagctacttatatttccttcttttcctttatgggtaaacctttttcttttgcttactGTCTGGTGGTTAGgggttttctttttcgtttcttTGGTTTTACTTTTCTTGCCTGGCCGTTTGATGTGAAGATCATTAGATCGTCCAATGGAAAGCTGTAGTGTGTTCTGTTCACATGGAATCAGCAAAACCCAATTCGAATGACCTGAAAACCAACTCTTTTTGagttatatgtatgtatgtatgtatgtatgtatacaacCTTGAATTCCACAAGCAGGACAAGTACTGTTGACAGTGCcaaaagaagatagaaatgGGACTcgaagggtaggtttggggggtgagataagaattttgtgttttgttttaaagtttaaaatattaagttttaatattattattattttagaatttgaaaaatgtgtattaagatttgaaaaagttaaattgtttattatattttatatggagatttaaaaaaagtgtaatgatgagatgaaatgagatgaaaattttatattttgttttatgccccaaacctgcccgaAAGatcctaattttaatttaaaacgtGTGATTATGACTCATCCTTTTCAATTCGAATACCTTACCTACTCTGTGGGCAGGCATATGAGCCTCAATTTGAGCCAATATTGGCATCCACAGCTTTTCTAATCCATGCCAACGGTTGTGAATTTGAATGATTGGGGAAACCActaaattattgtattataacCATAAGATTGGCAACACTCTTTTGGGCTTTAAAACAAAGttagaatagagaaatgatatgtAAAAGCTCTGAATAGATAATCATCATATAAGCGATTCTAAAAAAGTAGATCTCacctaaaaaaatgtaaaaaaaaattattttttattagtacgatttatttttttacaaataacttatttatttaagatttgtacGTAACATTACTTGTTAAAATGATGGAGCACGGATATGAAAAAAGGACGAAACTTGTCAGCAAAAGCCAGGCCTAGCTGATCCCTTCCctctatataaattattcaatcAATTTCAGCTCTCCAATTTAGTTACCTTTTTAAGCACCTAAAGGAATTAGTGGTTAGCTGGTTAGCCTGGTTTGTTTCTCGGTATAATTAGGGCTTAAGTTAACAATAATTGAGATGGGTCACTCACTCGTGCTAAAAGGGATGCATTTTATTACTAAATGGCCTCTATCCATGTCCGTGAGTcttaaatttattcactttttattaaaagaatatataagatTTGTAAACTTAAGAACTACAAATAACATTTCACTATATTATCTCTATTCTCTCTGTGAGTCTATTGGCAATTCTAACTGGTGAGTTTTGGTTGGTATTCATCCAAGATAAGATAATCAGACTCAGAGTGAGAGCCAACTATTTGAGCAAAGTCAAAGGCTAACACTTGGTTGAGAATGGCCCTAACAAAGCCCCAACTTTAAAACCATAGAACTCAATAAATTCCCAATGAAATGGTTGGAATGCTTTCAGCATTGGCAAGATGGGCTCCTCTTAAGTCTAATTGAAAATTAACTGCCCCTTTGACAGGCCATCTGATCAATGACAATCTTCaataattttaggaaatttCTCTCCCCATCAAATTATCAATGCACTAAAGTTAAACAGTAAACACACacaaagagagaggagagactGTAGGCAGAGAGTCCTTCGAAACTTACAATACGCCCCCACCGTTGGAGGCAAATTCATCCCCCTCCCTCCCACGCTCACCATCATGTATTTGCTTGCAAGCTTCTAACTAAGAAACCCGACCCAATTCGAGCATCACTGGAGAAGAAACCAAACAGAGCTGAGCAGAGAAACACACAGATTAAATTACTTTTGGTTTTGGGTGAAGATTCAAGATAAACATCTACGCCCCcataattctttttctttcttttctcaaaatttcgATATTGTTAGCctcaaagattaaaaaatctGGAGTTCTCTCTGAGTTTTTTTATCTATCGATTATTCTCTGACAACTTACAACTCCTTCCTTCCAAGTTCCAAGTCTTGCTGCCAGCATAACCAAATGCAAACGAAGTCTCTTCcttgtactctctctctctctctctccatattcTATTAGCGGCTTGTTTGGTTGCAGAGAACAAATCGTTGGCCGTAAAACGAGTCATTTTAAATGTGGTAGTTCtcgttggattatttttttcgCAAATTTCTCAGCAACCAGACAGCGTCGGCGTACTCTGTTAGTTCGCTTTCTTGGGTTTCCTTTATATGGAGTCTTTAGGAGTTCATTGATGGGTGTTACTTTATGTTTGAAAACGCAGACTGATTTTCAGATCAATTGCATCGAACCCATCGTGTTCTTCTTAGATCTTGAGGTCCGAAAACTCTTCTCCTACACAAGCTGCCTCCATTTTCTAGCACTTTTTCTCAACTTATCTGCATTTCCATTAGTTCGAGAGAAAACTCAAATGGATGCTAACTAATTTGCTGGAATTTGTGAAGTTTTGCTGCAGAGGGATGGAAAAGGAAGCCAAGAGTCAAAGAAGGCTTACCAACAATAGAGCTGCAGAGGACTTTGGGTTGCAATGGGGGAACAGAAAGAGGCTTAGATGTGTAAAAGTCAAAGACCAAAGCTTAACCAACAAATCGGACTGTTTAGGGAAGAAGAAAATCACTTCTCGTGTCGACCGCCGCGTGGTTAACACTGCAGAGAGAGATTCTGTTTCTCCGCAGGCCCATCGACTCAACAAGTAAGATATACAAAAACCCATATGATAAGAGAAGGAAGATCTTAAATCTTTCCTAGGAATATGAACATTTGAATGTGAAGTTGAAGTCTTTTACTGTGGTTCTTTGAAACCAGACAGATTAGTTGTTGGTAAAATTTCACGCTTTGGAAGGCTTTTAAAACGAATTTAATCTGTGTTTGGTTTGCTATAAAATGGACCATTGGAGGCATTGGAGTGGATGCCATGTTTATTAGGTTGAATGCATGAAGAGCACTTGATATACTACCTTTCTTGCGTTGGCTATTATTGGTTTACTGGATTATTGTTGCTTTGttaaattaatttgatcatGTGTCTTTGGGCGAATGTTCTTGTTCTGAATGGggataattttcatgattttcttttagcTTCCACTAGttcctagcttgtatttaggtgttttctcttgtatacttcctgtgtagtTGGGTGGtgcctatttacttgattcaataaaacttcttattacttataaaaaaaaaaaaaaattgatctaaTGATGTATCATTCACTCAATGGATTATAACCAGAGAAAAAGGGGGAAGCTTGATTTGATTTGTACTGTGTGTTTGTGAAGAAAAGGTAGGGAATATAGGAATCGAATTGCAGTTGTTGTTGGGGGGGCTTATTATGGGATCATATGAAAGTGCTCTTCATTGTAATGTTAAGGGACTCTTTCACAAAACCAAATTTGACCATTTGGAGAAGGAAAGTGCTAAACTTCCTTTTCATTATTGGTCCTTAGGAACTCTGACTCGCCAATGAATCACCGAAAGGCAATGGTTTCATCACCAGAGAAGGAAGATCGATATTATACAACACGAGGTTCGTTGGGTTTGGATGTAAATGGGAAAGTTCTGATGGATCATGTAAAGGAGGACAGAGGGCATGTTTGGCCAAAGCTGTTTATCACGTTGTCTAGCAAGGAAAAGGAGGATGATTTTTTGGCTATGAAAGGCTGCAAGCTTCCTCAGAGACCCAAAAAGAGGGCTAAGTTGATACAAAAAAGCATACTTGTAAGTATCATTCATACACACGAGGAACTTTCagtatttatgtaaaaaataggTCGAATACAATGTTGTGGCTTGGATATGTTAATGCCTTTTTTTCCAACCTCTATTCGGTGTCCAGTTGGTCAGTCCAGGTGCATGGTTATCGGATCTGTGCCAAGAGAGATATGAGGTGAGGGAGAAAAAGGCTTCAAAGAAGGTACTGATTGAtctatcttctctctctcatccccaCTGTTGTGGTTGATTAATGATTCTCTTATTTCTGTTTTGATTGCTTAGAAAATGtgggaaaagagaagaaaattgagTAGTAGATATGTTTACCAGTGTTTTCTAGGCAATcgaatttaatattttgatcgATTTTCTAAAATGTGATGCAGAAACCGAGAGGATTGAAGGCTATGGGAAGCATGGAAAGTGATTCAGAATGAGAAATTTAAACTAAGTGCAGAGGCTGGCAgagagatttgattttttgtggTTGGGGGCAGAGTagagggagagaagaaaaacaaaaacaaaaccagaaacaaaaagggaagaaaagatgaaaagggTGTTTCTCATATAATTGTTTGTTTTTCGTCTACAATTTTACTTCTGGAGATATCATTCTTCCTCCTTCCTTTTCCCTTACAAACTTCTGATGCATACTTAGCGTTGCTTTTATTTCGTTTCACGGCTACTCCTTCCAGAAGATGATGCATCGCACTGCATAGGTCTTGCTTAGATTCATTCTACTATCTAGGTGAGTTATTGTTAGACCACCCCCCGATTCCTTGCTGCTCTAATGGAGAAGGGTTATCACCACCAAATatgtttttccatatttttccaTGGTCGAGGTACTAATCTATATTTTGTAAACAAGATTTTAGCCGatgcttttaattttatgcAAGAAAATAACTGATTTTTTAGgacaaagtttgaaaaatactaGAATGTGGTGTACCATATTAAGGATAAAATCATAGGATAGGTTTGAAAAAAGATCAACTCGTCGGAGAAACACTGATAAAAGAAGATTACAAGCAAAATGGAAAGGGGAGATTATATTGTAacgaaacaaaataaaaattaaaaataaatatttgtacaatttttttgagattacaaagctttttttttttttttttgggtttttttcaaAACCGCAGCTGAAATAATAAAAACCATTAGACAGCCACAATGCTTTGGTGTATTCCCCTTGAACAAGGCATTActaattatttctctatttccttTCAACTCCCCATTTACATGATCACACCTCCTTCCTATATACCCTTACAAATACTCGCTGCCTGCTCTTATGTACACAACAAAATCCCCCGAGAACCCTCTCCAAATGCCATTGCAGCAGAGACACGCCCGGGGGGGGATCCATCAGCTATCGTCAACAccatttccttctctctctctctctcttttcttttcttttttcttttcttttttttttttttttttatatcattcatTCCCTCGTCTTATTAGATAGATAAAGCGCATTGCagtttgaattgagatttttcaAAAGCTGTGAGCTTGCAGAAAGAATGAAGCTTAGTGTTGCACTTCTCCAATGGATTTTTATATAGCTCCTCAGGCCATCCTCACAGCAGAGAATCACGTCATATAACCTGCAAAAGACCTAAAATAAAAGTCCAGTTTTGGTAATACCATTCCTGTAAGAATGGGGTAATGCTACTACATAATGTAAATGACCCAGGTTCGCTAGTTAAACACACCTAAATCATGTATGAGTAGGTGAAAGAAGACgataaatgaaaatatgacaGAAACTTACCTAGTGATTCTGCATGCTGTGGCCCAAACAAAACCTGCCTGCAAGGGTTTATGATCCACGGGCAACCCAAGCAATACAAAAGTTCTGCAGACACGCTCTCAGCCCAATGGGAAAAACCAATTGAAGAGCCATACTGCATACTATAAAGCTTCCAGGGTTATTGATGCTTTCGTGAAAACAGAAAGAACAAAAGGTGCTTCTTCCCCAGGGTGTATAGTTGTAGGCACTATCGTGTAACCCTTTGGATCTGGGTCCAAAACCATTTCGCATGATATTTCTCTAGAATTGACATAGTCCGTCCCACCAACTGATTCATGTAGATATATATTGTAAGCAGCACGCCGTCCACGGGTTTTGAGTATCCTCATCCCAATGTAGAACATCATTGAATCATGACTGGATTGATAATTTCTAAAACCAGCTGCAGTTCTTGAGAAACCCACACCCTTAACACAAAAATTGTcagagaagttgaaaaagaccAAGTGATAACATGTTGTCCTAAAGAGAAAAAGTTCACTTAAGGTTCATTACTAAGCTTACTTGAGTTAAGGTTATGAACACATGAATTGGAAATGATGCATCTGATCCAGTAGCTCTCAACCGGAACTGTGGATTTTGATGCCATGTTTCATAATCTTGGCAGCCACCGGCACTGTAACCACGCCATTGGCCATGAACGGAATAGCGCATCTCTGGAGGGTAGACACGACAAATATATATTGATCGGAAATGAATCTGAAAGTCTTGCCAAGACATCCAGAATATACCATCTTTTGACTGttaaaaaaattgcatattCAGAGAATTAGCAATAAGATCTCACCGAGCGGAACAAGATTTAAGATAGTTCTGAATTTCTGATCATGGTTCCCATACCATAGCATAAGAATGtccactattaaatatataaataattaaaaaaaaaaaaaacctaatttaGGAAAGAGaacgaaaaacaaaacaaaaactagagCAAAAACACAGTAGAATCCTCATATATAACAAACACGGCAGCAGACCGCACCTGGGGAATGTGCTTCAGCTTGTGCTTCATTCTATCAGTCCATTCAGGTGATGTGTCAGACCAAGGTCCATTCCACTCAACTTCATTAGCCCATGGATTTCTAATCTGAACAAGCTTGTGGCCGTCAACTTCTCTCACCTAAATGATTTTCAATAAGAGAAAAGGATCGCCTTCATCAAAATCTTTGCAAGTcataatgtaataaaaaaatatcagataAATATCTCTGAAAATACCTGCAATAAAGAGTAAGCATGCCCTTGCACAATGCCACTGGAAGAAATGTGCACGTCTGAACCCGAAGGACTCCCTGCACCAAGTAGGAACCCCTCTTGTTTGAAGCGCAACAATTGAGACCAAAGTCTGCCACTCGCAAGATCAATCTGGGCCTGGGAACTCCTCATGTCAATTTCCTCACCGGCACCTCCAGTAAGGTCCACAAGAGCATCCTGAACAAGCCCACCTTCTAGTGCCTCGAAAGAGCCATGCAGTTTCGCATAGGCCTTCTCCAATATAGAGACCCAGAGCTCATTACCCTTCCTACTCGTAGCAAATGCTGGTTTACCCGGTGCTTCACAGGGAATCCAATCATCGACAACAACTGGGACCCACTCACCCTAAAAGCAAagggaaaaggaagaaaatacaCAGTAACTAACATGCTATTCAAAAACCAACAGGAAATTTATCATGGCAAGACATACTGCAACAATGAATATCACAACTAACAACAGGCTGCATGAGTCACGGAactttgcttttgctttttgtaAAATCACATATATTGCAATATATAAGTTTTCACTAGATACACTCATCTAGAGGTGAGTGATGGGTCCATAATCATATTTTGGAAAGACTTATGGCGGGGAGATAGGGTCCTTAAGGAAGCTTTCCTAGCAGTAATTAGGATTGTGCAGGAGCAGGAAGCTTCAGTAACTAATCTTTTGGATTTTTCCAGTAGTTTTCCCCAATGGAGGTCAGTGTTTATAGAGCAGTAAAGACTGGGAAGTTAACGctcttttttataggtaaggCTGGGAAGTTAATGCCTTCACAGTTTTGTAATCGACTATACTTTACAAGATTGAGAGTCGGAAATATGGATTAGGTGTGTTGGTGCCCTTCTAAAAGAGTTCCATTCACTGTTCGTTTGTTTTACCAGGTCCTCACTATCCAAGATGTTAACCCATTTCCTCGGAGGAACATTTGGAAGACTAAGGCGTCACTAAGAGCAGCTCCATTTTTCCGGACAAGTCACAACTTCCTTAGGGAAGATTCTTATCTTAGACAACCTAAGGAAACATCGGATCATTGCAGGGGACTGGTGTTGTAAGTGCAAAAAAGACGGTCAAACCGTAGATTACTTACTACTACACTGAGTAGCCAGGACCCCATCAAATGACTTCTTTGATAGAGTGGGTCTAGCATGGATGATGCCTAGAAGGTTGTTTAGTTTTCTAGCAAACTGGAGGGGCTTACATGGGAATCCACAAATTGATGAAATTTAGAAGATGTTTGCCATGTGCCTATTGTGATGCCTTGGAGGGAAATGAACGGTGGAAGCTTTGAAAATCGCAAGCagacaatggatgagcttaaatttattttcttcaacacTGTTCCTTTGGGCAATTGCGAGACTTTAACGGACTAAGCATTCATGATTTTCATGTATCGATTGTTAATCCTACTTAGATCtctctcttgtatatgtcccatgtacAGGGGTTA contains:
- the LOC109003553 gene encoding arabinogalactan protein 13-like, which encodes MEAMKLKLFVTMLMVLVAVSFVQNAAAAEAPAPSPTSEATIFIPTFFASLAALAFGLFF
- the LOC109003512 gene encoding uncharacterized protein LOC109003512: MEKEAKSQRRLTNNRAAEDFGLQWGNRKRLRCVKVKDQSLTNKSDCLGKKKITSRVDRRVVNTAERDSVSPQAHRLNKNSDSPMNHRKAMVSSPEKEDRYYTTRGSLGLDVNGKVLMDHVKEDRGHVWPKLFITLSSKEKEDDFLAMKGCKLPQRPKKRAKLIQKSILLVSPGAWLSDLCQERYEVREKKASKKKPRGLKAMGSMESDSE